The sequence TACTTCCAAACATAATGCTAAAAGATAATATATATTCTTTTCATAAAAATTCTTAGTTACTTTCCTATGACTTGTATATCCATTCAAATAGCTGTTCTTAGAACTTTTAAAATAATTATAAATCAACATCCTGGCCAAATCAGATTCGGGATCATTAGGATAGCTCATCTCAAAATCTACTATGCCACTTATTTCCCATGTGTTTTTACTATTTTTTTTTACTAAAATATTTCTTTCACTAAAATCATTATGGCATAAAGAAAAAGATGTAGGCTCATCGATATATCTTTCAAAATCGATTAATTTATTATAGGATTCCTTGAATAATTCTGTATCAGGATGATTTTTCGATATTGTTCTTTCGGCATATTTTCTATTTTTATCAATTGTAAACTCTCTGTAAGAAGAACCTCTATTTAAAATTCTTTGGTTAATATCCCAATCTCCGAAATAGCTCAATCTGCACATCTCATGATAATAGGCCTGGTATTCTCCAAGTTGATATAATAAGTTTTCATTCTGAATCTCATTCATTTCTTCTAATACATTTTCCAACGTTTGTCCCTCAAGCCTTGTCATCATAACCCAAGGTTTCCCATCGCTACTTATTCCATACCTTTTGACTATTGGTGTCATTAATGTCTTTGACTCCATATATTTTAATGAGGCTATTTCCCTTTCCCATCTCTCTTTTTTGCCGTATAACTTTAGTATGATATTATAATCCGGCAAAAGCATCACTTTATTCCGACCAAGTTCATCATTTCCCAAGGATATGTAGTTCTTCTTCCCTTTTAAAACTTCTTTTATCAAGTTTTCATTAAGTTCATCTATATTCTTCATATGTAACAATCCTCTCGTAATTGTTCATCAAAAATAAAAAACAAATTAAAATAAAATTGTTAATATTTTTTCATCAGCAAAATTTAGTTCATTTATGGTAAACTTCCCCTTTGCTTATTTTCATTCCTCTATATATTTGTTCCAATAATATTAGCCTCATCAATTGATGAGGAAATGTCATCTTAGAAAAAGAAAGTTTAAAGTCGCTTTTCTCCAGCACTTTTTCAGATAAGCCCAAAGAACCTCCTATAATAAATATAATGCTGCTCTTACCATCCGATAAGATATCATCGATTTTCTTCGAAAATTCTTCACTGGAAATATTTTGCCCTTGTATTGCTAAAGAAATTATATAGGAACTATTTGAAATTTTATTTAATATTCTATCGCCTTCTCTGTCTTTAATTGCTTTTATTTCCTTCTCACTTAACTTTTTAGGTATTTTCTCATCATCTATTTCCGTTATCTTAAGATTACAGTATCCAGAAAGGCGTTTAGAATATTCTTGAATGCCTTCTTGAAGAAATTTTTCTCTGACTTTACCCACTGCTATTATTTGTATATTCATATTTCTCTTAAAACCAGCTTTCTACTTCTCCCAATAATCCAAAGTTAGTTAAATCATAAGTAATGGGAGTAACCGTCACATAGCCTTCTTTTACGTAGTATCTGTCCGTATCGTTGCCTATACTTGATTTCTTCTCATCTCTTCCTTCAGTTTGGATAACAAATTTTTCTTCATTTTCGTCCTTTTCTTCAACATAATAATCATAAATAACTCCACCAATTCTGCAAACCTTTATTCCTTTAATTTTCTCATCTTCAATATTAGGAGTATTAATATTTAAGACTAAATTATGCTCAATCAATCTATCTCCTATATTCCTAATTATTCTACTTGTGTATTTTGCCGCTGCTTGAAAGTTACCATGGTTATCTTTAACCTGCGCAGATGTCGCAATAGAGGGAATTTTATACATATTAGCTTCAATGGCAGCAGAAACCGTGCCGGAATAAAGAACATCCGCGCCTAAATTAACTCCTACGTTAATTCCCGAAACAACCAAATCCAAAGGATCTTTAACTATTTTATCCAAGGCTACTCTCACGCAGTCAGCCGGAGTACCAGATATAGTATAAGTTTCTGATTTAATTCCTTCAATTTTTACTCTCTTCACAACAATAGGCTTTCTCAAAGTTATAGAATGACCCGAAGCACTTCTCTGATCATCGGGTGCAACTATGGTCAACTCATATTCTTTCTCCAATTCCTTGGCCAATGTTTGAATTCCTTCAGCATTAATTCCATCATCATTAACTAAAAGCAATCTCATATTTTTCCTCCTTGATATTAATTACTATACCTAATAATTTATCACGAAATTCACAATTTTATTATAACCCATAGGGAAAATCTATTCTACCTTAATATAAACTATACTAATATAATACTAAACTTTTATTATAATGTCCAAAATAAAAAATAAAGCTCCATCATTTTAAGATGGAGTTACTATCTTTATACCACCAGATATTTAGGCAGTCTGTCGCAATAATAACAAGCATGGGGACTTTGCCAGTCCGTAAAACTGACTTTATCAAGTTCGTATATGTCAGGAGATTGTTCATAAATTTCAATAAACTCATCTATGGCAATTTCTAAATGCTCATTACATACTACGTACACAAAATCATCTCCCATCCTTCATTATTATATTTAGAAAAGTCTCCTTCGTCTCACTCTTAGAATCAAATTTTAATAATCTATTTTAACTTAGTAAACTTTATCTCTTTTTTTATTTCTTTTCCATCTCTTATTATTGTAAGAGTAGCTTTATCATTTTTTTTATATTTATACAATAGCTTTCTCAATTGATTCATGTTTTCTACAGTTTGATTATCTATTTTTATAAGCACATCTCCATTTTTCAGTCCTGCTTTGCTCCCTGGAGAGTTAGAGGATACTTCTAATATTATTAGACCCGAATCCACATTTAAATCTATTCCCAGCTGATTTTCATATCTCTCTACCTCAACTCCCGTTATTCCCATATAAACTGTCTGGTAATCACCTTCCTTAATTACCTCTTCAAGTATAGGTTTGGCTAAATTTATCGGAAGAGAAAAACCCAGACCCTCTGCGGTTTGAATTTTAGCTGTATTTATTCCAATTACTTCTCCCTTTTCATTAAGAAGAGGCCCTCCACTGTTCCCAGGATTAATAGATGCATCTGTCTGTATCAAATCTTCAATTACAGTAGATGAATCAACTTTAATAGTTCTATGAAGACCACTTATTATTCCTGAAGTTACAGTTCTTTGAAAATCTAAACCTAAGGGATTTCCTATGGCAACTGCCAATTGTCCTACCTCTAAATTATCAGAGTCCCCTAAAGTTGCTTCCGGCAGTCCTGTAGCATTAACCTTTAATATGGCAAGGTCCAAGGATGGATCATACCATAATACATTTCCAGACTGTTTATCGCCATTTTCAAATAGCACCGTTATTTTTTTAGCTTGGCCGTCTCCTATAACATGAGAATTGGTAAGTATATATCCGTTGCTGTTAATAATTATCCCTGAACCTATCCCTTCAACTTCTCTTGCCCAAAAAAAGTCTCTTACTACTTCAACTGTGGTAATTCCCACTACACTATCCATGCCTTTCTTAACAACAGCACTTACTGGGGTTATATCATAATCAGGCGTAATATTCACATTCTGAGGAACGCTTATATTTTGTTGAGCTTTATAGATATCAGGAACAGGAATTATATTCCCATACAAATAATTAGGTGCAATATATGCGGTAATTACTCCTCCTATAACGGCTGCAATTAAAGCCACAACAAAATAAGAAAAAAATCCCCCTCTTCTGGGCGGTTTTCTATTATATCCTGAGTAATATCTAATGGGGGAGTCTCTATCATCCATTAATTTGCCTCCTTTATCACAAATTATATACCTTAGTTGTTCTGTCTCTGTAAGTAAGATCCAAAATAATATCTTTATGTATATTTATTCCCGTACTTTCTATTATATTTTTAACAGTATTATAAGCTAATAAAGGAATATTATTCTCCTTGCTTAAATGTCCGAGAAGCACAACCTCCCTTTCTCCCTTCAAAACCTCCTTAAGAGTAATCCCTGCCGCTTCATTTGAAAGATGGCCTTTCTTACTTAGAATTCTTTGTTTCAACGGCCAAGGATATTTTCCTTCCTTTAGCATCTTTATATCATGATTTGATTCGATTAGATATAACTGAGAATCCCTGATTTTTTCTTTCATATTATCATTTACCCATCCCGTATCTGTAATAATACTTATTTTTGTTTTTTTATTATATATACAATAGCCTACAGGATCTACGGCATCATGAGATGTGGAAAATGTACAAAAATCCAAATCCTTCAGTTGAAATTCCTCTCCCGTTTCAAATACCTTTATATTTTCATCTTTTAGTTTTCCTAATTCCCCATCCATAGAAATCCACGTTTTCTCGTTGGCATATATGGGAATGTCATATCTCCTTGATAATATTCCTATTCCTTTTATATGGTCAACGTGTTCATGGGTCACAAATATACAATCAATAGTACTGGGGTTGACTCCAATTGAAGAAAGGAGCTCTTCGATCCTTTTTCCGCTGAAACCTGCATCTATAAGAATTCTTAAATTTTCAGTTTCAACATATTGGCAATTTCCGCTGCTGCCACTAGAAAGAGAACAAAATTTTATACTCATAATTTTTCCTCCAAGTTAACCTTCCTTAATATCTGCGCCTAAATTCAGTAATTTATCTATAATATCCTCATATCCTCTTTCTATGTGATATGCCTTATTTATTTCAGTAACTCCATTAGCGGATAATGCTGCTACTATTAGTGCTGCTCCTCCCCTTAAATCTTTGGCTTCCACGCGAGTTCCCATAAGGTTTTCAACACCTTTTATGACAGCAATTCTACCGTCTACCAATATATTTGCTCCCATTCTTTTCAGTTCATCTACAAATTTAAATCTTCCGTCAAATATAGTTTCCGT is a genomic window of Acidilutibacter cellobiosedens containing:
- a CDS encoding phosphotransferase family protein — protein: MKNIDELNENLIKEVLKGKKNYISLGNDELGRNKVMLLPDYNIILKLYGKKERWEREIASLKYMESKTLMTPIVKRYGISSDGKPWVMMTRLEGQTLENVLEEMNEIQNENLLYQLGEYQAYYHEMCRLSYFGDWDINQRILNRGSSYREFTIDKNRKYAERTISKNHPDTELFKESYNKLIDFERYIDEPTSFSLCHNDFSERNILVKKNSKNTWEISGIVDFEMSYPNDPESDLARMLIYNYFKSSKNSYLNGYTSHRKVTKNFYEKNIYYLLALCLEVSSWAFKSAPDYYNLAKNVLTDLINRTL
- a CDS encoding MBL fold metallo-hydrolase, which gives rise to MSIKFCSLSSGSSGNCQYVETENLRILIDAGFSGKRIEELLSSIGVNPSTIDCIFVTHEHVDHIKGIGILSRRYDIPIYANEKTWISMDGELGKLKDENIKVFETGEEFQLKDLDFCTFSTSHDAVDPVGYCIYNKKTKISIITDTGWVNDNMKEKIRDSQLYLIESNHDIKMLKEGKYPWPLKQRILSKKGHLSNEAAGITLKEVLKGEREVVLLGHLSKENNIPLLAYNTVKNIIESTGINIHKDIILDLTYRDRTTKVYNL
- the htrA gene encoding serine protease HtrA; this encodes MDDRDSPIRYYSGYNRKPPRRGGFFSYFVVALIAAVIGGVITAYIAPNYLYGNIIPVPDIYKAQQNISVPQNVNITPDYDITPVSAVVKKGMDSVVGITTVEVVRDFFWAREVEGIGSGIIINSNGYILTNSHVIGDGQAKKITVLFENGDKQSGNVLWYDPSLDLAILKVNATGLPEATLGDSDNLEVGQLAVAIGNPLGLDFQRTVTSGIISGLHRTIKVDSSTVIEDLIQTDASINPGNSGGPLLNEKGEVIGINTAKIQTAEGLGFSLPINLAKPILEEVIKEGDYQTVYMGITGVEVERYENQLGIDLNVDSGLIILEVSSNSPGSKAGLKNGDVLIKIDNQTVENMNQLRKLLYKYKKNDKATLTIIRDGKEIKKEIKFTKLK
- the rlmH gene encoding 23S rRNA (pseudouridine(1915)-N(3))-methyltransferase RlmH, with the protein product MNIQIIAVGKVREKFLQEGIQEYSKRLSGYCNLKITEIDDEKIPKKLSEKEIKAIKDREGDRILNKISNSSYIISLAIQGQNISSEEFSKKIDDILSDGKSSIIFIIGGSLGLSEKVLEKSDFKLSFSKMTFPHQLMRLILLEQIYRGMKISKGEVYHK
- a CDS encoding CxxH/CxxC protein, which gives rise to MGDDFVYVVCNEHLEIAIDEFIEIYEQSPDIYELDKVSFTDWQSPHACYYCDRLPKYLVV
- the surE gene encoding 5'/3'-nucleotidase SurE, with the translated sequence MRLLLVNDDGINAEGIQTLAKELEKEYELTIVAPDDQRSASGHSITLRKPIVVKRVKIEGIKSETYTISGTPADCVRVALDKIVKDPLDLVVSGINVGVNLGADVLYSGTVSAAIEANMYKIPSIATSAQVKDNHGNFQAAAKYTSRIIRNIGDRLIEHNLVLNINTPNIEDEKIKGIKVCRIGGVIYDYYVEEKDENEEKFVIQTEGRDEKKSSIGNDTDRYYVKEGYVTVTPITYDLTNFGLLGEVESWF